A genome region from Blautia coccoides includes the following:
- a CDS encoding ROK family protein, with product MKQYICIDIGGTSIKYGIIQEDAVFVAAGEMPTEAMQHGGPGIMKKAVKIIEDYLKDRSPAGICISTAGMVDCEAGRITHSAPLIPEYTGTEIKKTLEERFHLPCEVENDVNCAGLAENFAGASRGTKISLCLTIGTGIGGAIVIDNQVFHGFSGSGCEIGYMHLPGGEFQDMGASSILVKKTAEYKKISPDSIDGRYVFENAKQGDADCIRAIDEMVDVLGMGIANICYVINPEVVVLGGGIMAQKEYLYDRIRKSMDKYLIPSVASNTRLAFAENKNQAGMLGAFYHFRGKHS from the coding sequence ATGAAACAATATATTTGTATTGATATTGGCGGTACTTCTATAAAGTATGGTATAATACAGGAAGATGCGGTATTTGTGGCTGCAGGTGAAATGCCCACAGAGGCTATGCAGCATGGCGGACCGGGAATCATGAAAAAAGCAGTGAAGATTATTGAAGATTACCTGAAGGATCGTAGTCCTGCGGGTATCTGTATCTCAACGGCGGGTATGGTGGACTGCGAGGCGGGCAGGATCACACATTCCGCTCCGCTGATACCGGAATATACAGGTACAGAGATCAAGAAAACTCTGGAAGAGAGATTTCATCTGCCCTGCGAGGTGGAAAATGACGTGAACTGCGCAGGGCTTGCGGAGAACTTTGCGGGTGCATCCAGGGGCACAAAGATCAGTCTGTGTCTGACGATCGGTACAGGAATCGGCGGTGCTATTGTGATCGACAACCAGGTGTTCCACGGATTTTCCGGGAGCGGGTGTGAAATTGGATATATGCATCTTCCGGGCGGTGAGTTTCAGGATATGGGCGCAAGCAGCATTCTGGTGAAGAAGACTGCGGAATACAAGAAGATCAGTCCTGACAGCATTGACGGCAGATATGTATTTGAAAATGCGAAGCAGGGTGACGCAGACTGTATCCGCGCCATTGATGAGATGGTGGACGTGCTGGGAATGGGAATCGCAAATATCTGTTATGTGATCAACCCGGAAGTGGTGGTTCTGGGAGGCGGAATCATGGCTCAGAAGGAATATCTGTATGACAGGATCAGAAAGAGTATGGATAAGTATCTGATACCTTCTGTAGCTTCCAATACCAGACTGGCTTTTGCGGAAAATAAAAATCAGGCGGGAATGCTGGGGGCATTTTATCATTTCAGAGGAAAACACTCCTAA
- a CDS encoding YhcH/YjgK/YiaL family protein: MVFGNIRDLKDYSWLEKEVLKCFRYAQEHDLLNYEKGSHEIDGDDLFVNIVEYETTTPENRFWEAHRQYLDLHFMLRGPEQIDVNFIDNMEQKEFVEKDDFLPLEGEPNSHVVLTEGDFLLCYPKDAHRTAVAVDGPAVIKKAIFKIKIK; the protein is encoded by the coding sequence ATGGTATTTGGTAATATCAGAGATTTAAAGGATTATTCCTGGCTGGAAAAGGAAGTTCTGAAATGCTTCCGGTATGCACAGGAACATGACCTGCTGAATTATGAAAAAGGCAGTCATGAGATAGACGGGGATGATTTGTTCGTAAACATTGTGGAATATGAGACCACAACACCGGAAAATCGTTTCTGGGAAGCACACAGGCAGTATCTGGATCTGCATTTTATGCTGAGAGGTCCGGAACAGATCGATGTGAACTTTATTGATAACATGGAGCAGAAGGAGTTTGTGGAGAAGGATGATTTTCTACCTCTTGAAGGTGAACCAAACAGCCATGTGGTACTGACAGAAGGCGATTTCCTTCTCTGTTATCCAAAGGACGCCCACAGGACAGCCGTTGCGGTTGACGGTCCGGCTGTTATCAAAAAAGCTATATTTAAGATCAAAATCAAATAA
- a CDS encoding sodium:solute symporter — translation MQGFTYIDLAILIVYLAAVLFAGLHFAKKEMKGKEYFKSDGTVPWWVTSVSIFATLLSPISFLSLAGNSYAGTWIMWFAQLGMLLAIPLTIRFFLPIYSKLDIDTAYHYLELRFNSKGLRVLGAIMFIIYQVGRMSIIMYLPCMVLSSLMGINVNILIVIMGIIAIIYSYTGGLKSVLWTDFIQGSVLLVGVTFGLIFLVAHLDGGIGSIFHEMTAGHKFLAVDQPIFNPNILKDSVFLMIVGAGFNTMGSYVSSQDIVQRFTTTTDTKKLNKMMLTNGGLSIFIATVFYLIGTGLYVFYQVQGNQLPPAAQQDQIFASWIAFQLPVGITGLLLAAIYAAAQSTLSTGLNSVASSWTLDIQARLSKKELSFEKQTKIGQYVSLLVGIFSIVVAVVLANGGVKSAYEWFNGFMGLVLGILVGTFILGAFTKVANTFGAVCAFIAASAVMVAIKYVVPAVAPDVTISIWSYSIISIVVSLVVGLPASIISRKVKGDNSVPAAHTTIYKN, via the coding sequence ATGCAGGGTTTTACTTATATTGATCTGGCTATTTTGATCGTTTACCTGGCAGCCGTTTTATTTGCCGGTCTTCATTTTGCTAAAAAGGAAATGAAGGGAAAAGAATACTTTAAGAGTGACGGAACCGTACCGTGGTGGGTTACATCCGTATCTATTTTCGCGACACTGCTCAGTCCCATTTCCTTCCTGTCACTGGCAGGAAATTCATACGCGGGAACATGGATCATGTGGTTTGCACAGTTAGGTATGCTGCTGGCAATTCCGCTTACCATCAGATTTTTCCTGCCTATTTACAGCAAACTGGATATTGATACGGCTTATCATTATCTGGAGCTGCGTTTTAACAGCAAGGGACTGCGTGTTCTGGGCGCAATTATGTTCATCATTTATCAGGTTGGACGTATGTCCATAATCATGTATCTTCCTTGTATGGTATTATCCAGCCTCATGGGAATCAATGTAAATATCCTAATCGTCATCATGGGAATCATTGCTATCATTTACTCCTACACAGGTGGTCTAAAATCCGTACTCTGGACAGACTTTATCCAGGGGTCCGTGCTTTTAGTCGGTGTTACTTTTGGCTTGATCTTCCTGGTAGCCCATCTTGACGGCGGTATCGGATCGATTTTCCATGAAATGACAGCAGGCCATAAGTTCCTGGCAGTTGACCAGCCGATTTTCAATCCTAACATTTTAAAAGACAGTGTATTCCTCATGATCGTAGGCGCCGGATTCAACACAATGGGTTCCTATGTATCCAGCCAGGATATTGTACAGCGTTTTACAACAACAACAGACACAAAGAAACTGAACAAGATGATGCTGACAAATGGCGGTCTGTCTATCTTCATCGCAACTGTATTTTACTTGATCGGTACCGGTTTGTATGTATTTTACCAGGTACAGGGCAATCAGCTTCCGCCGGCAGCGCAGCAGGATCAGATTTTTGCATCCTGGATCGCTTTTCAGCTTCCTGTGGGTATTACCGGTCTGCTTCTGGCAGCCATCTATGCAGCAGCCCAGTCCACATTGTCCACCGGTCTGAACTCCGTGGCATCAAGCTGGACGCTGGATATCCAGGCCAGACTTTCCAAGAAGGAACTGAGCTTTGAGAAACAGACAAAGATTGGACAGTATGTATCCCTTCTGGTAGGTATTTTCTCAATCGTGGTTGCTGTAGTTCTGGCTAACGGCGGCGTGAAATCCGCTTACGAATGGTTTAACGGATTCATGGGTCTGGTACTTGGTATCCTAGTGGGTACTTTCATTCTGGGGGCGTTTACCAAGGTTGCCAATACCTTTGGCGCTGTATGCGCGTTTATCGCTGCATCAGCAGTTATGGTAGCGATCAAATATGTGGTGCCGGCTGTGGCTCCGGATGTGACGATCTCTATCTGGTCCTACTCCATTATTTCTATCGTTGTTTCTCTGGTTGTGGGTCTCCCCGCAAGTATTATATCCAGAAAGGTAAAGGGAGATAACTCCGTGCCGGCTGCACATACAACGATTTACAAAAACTGA
- a CDS encoding Fur family transcriptional regulator produces MATLKYSRQRESIREFVMNSKEHPTADTVYAGIKADFPNISLGTVYRNLSLLVDLGEIAKITTGDGPDRFDCNTKPHSHFICTQCHSITDIEASEFDCMKEKVAEGFDGKITGHMTTFYGVCKECLEAKKIKKTS; encoded by the coding sequence ATGGCAACATTGAAGTACAGCCGTCAGCGGGAATCCATCCGCGAGTTCGTTATGAACAGCAAGGAGCATCCTACGGCCGATACTGTATATGCAGGAATCAAAGCCGATTTTCCGAATATTAGTCTTGGTACAGTATATCGGAACTTATCTCTTCTGGTTGACTTAGGCGAGATCGCCAAGATCACAACAGGGGATGGCCCGGACAGATTTGACTGCAATACAAAACCTCATAGTCATTTTATATGCACCCAGTGTCACAGCATCACAGACATAGAGGCAAGCGAATTTGACTGTATGAAGGAGAAAGTGGCCGAGGGTTTTGATGGTAAAATAACAGGTCATATGACTACTTTTTACGGAGTTTGTAAAGAATGTCTCGAAGCAAAAAAAATTAAAAAAACTAGTTGA
- a CDS encoding MurR/RpiR family transcriptional regulator yields MEQYEKNIIPQIESIYNSFTPLEKTIADFFISNTEKIDLSSKSVSSRLYVSEASLSRFAKKCGYKGYREFLFCYEQGTVRNYPVSNDQTKMVLNTYQELLNKSYSLVNEEQMKRIVNILSEKKRVYVYGKGSSGLVGMEMKIRFMRIGVNVEAVTDTHIMKINSVLLDEDCAVIGISVSGRTEEVITSMKAAKERGATTILMTSRKDKTFLNYCDEILLFAVKENLEKGKAISPQFPILVMVDILFSHILESDKFRREAIHEYTLNALDAR; encoded by the coding sequence ATGGAGCAGTATGAAAAAAATATCATTCCTCAGATAGAATCAATTTATAACAGTTTTACACCTTTGGAGAAAACCATTGCTGATTTTTTTATCAGCAATACAGAAAAAATAGATTTATCCTCCAAAAGTGTATCCAGTCGTCTGTATGTGTCGGAGGCATCCCTGTCACGTTTTGCAAAAAAGTGTGGTTATAAAGGATACCGGGAGTTTCTGTTCTGTTATGAGCAGGGAACTGTGCGGAATTATCCTGTGAGTAATGACCAGACGAAAATGGTGCTGAATACTTACCAGGAGCTTTTAAACAAGAGTTATTCCCTGGTGAATGAGGAACAGATGAAGCGTATTGTCAATATACTGTCAGAGAAAAAGCGGGTATATGTGTACGGCAAGGGAAGCTCCGGTCTGGTGGGCATGGAGATGAAAATTCGTTTTATGCGTATCGGCGTCAATGTGGAGGCAGTGACGGATACACATATTATGAAGATCAACTCTGTGCTTTTGGATGAGGACTGTGCGGTGATTGGTATCAGTGTCAGCGGAAGAACTGAGGAAGTTATAACTTCCATGAAGGCGGCCAAGGAGAGAGGTGCCACTACCATTCTAATGACATCCAGGAAGGATAAGACATTTTTAAATTACTGTGATGAGATACTTTTGTTCGCTGTTAAGGAAAATCTGGAAAAAGGAAAAGCGATATCCCCACAGTTTCCCATATTAGTTATGGTGGATATTTTGTTCTCCCATATACTGGAGTCAGATAAATTCAGGAGAGAAGCCATACATGAGTACACGCTCAATGCTCTGGATGCCAGGTGA
- the nagA gene encoding N-acetylglucosamine-6-phosphate deacetylase: MIIKNGSVFQEDGTFEKKDLYVENGKIVSSIDEVTDKTEIDATGLKVLPGTVDVHSHGAFGHDFSDADVEGLKTILRYEKSHGVTSYCPTSMTLPKEQLLEIFATAVSAGNAKDQARIVGVNMEGPFIDPDKKGAHVERHIRRPDIAFFRECNEKTGHLIKLVTLAPNMEGADEFIEELKNEVKISIGHTTAGYDTALSAMKKGAAHVTHLFNAMPSYAHRDPGVVGAAADTENCMVELICDGIHIHPSVVRNTFRMFGSERVVLISDSMMATGMENGTYELGGQEVTMNNRKATLANGTIAGSATNLFDCMKTAMAFGIPEADAIFAATRNPAKSIGVYDRVGSLTPGKEADILLVDEAYNLKKVL, encoded by the coding sequence ATGATAATTAAAAACGGATCAGTATTTCAGGAAGATGGAACCTTTGAGAAAAAAGACCTCTATGTAGAGAACGGAAAAATTGTCTCTTCTATAGATGAAGTGACAGACAAGACAGAGATTGATGCCACAGGCCTGAAAGTTCTCCCCGGTACTGTAGATGTTCACAGCCACGGAGCATTCGGACACGATTTTTCCGACGCAGACGTGGAAGGACTTAAAACAATTCTGCGCTATGAAAAATCCCACGGCGTGACATCTTACTGCCCAACCTCCATGACGCTTCCAAAAGAGCAGCTTTTGGAAATCTTTGCAACTGCTGTCAGCGCGGGAAATGCCAAAGACCAGGCAAGGATCGTGGGCGTGAATATGGAAGGGCCTTTCATTGATCCTGATAAAAAAGGCGCACATGTAGAACGGCATATCCGCAGACCGGATATTGCATTCTTCCGTGAATGCAATGAAAAAACCGGACATCTCATAAAGCTTGTAACACTTGCTCCGAATATGGAAGGCGCAGATGAATTTATAGAAGAACTGAAGAACGAAGTAAAAATCTCCATCGGCCATACTACAGCCGGATATGACACTGCACTTTCAGCCATGAAAAAAGGCGCTGCCCATGTGACACATCTATTTAACGCCATGCCGTCCTACGCACACCGCGATCCCGGTGTTGTAGGCGCTGCCGCAGATACTGAAAACTGCATGGTAGAATTGATCTGCGACGGCATCCACATCCATCCCAGCGTTGTGAGAAACACTTTCCGCATGTTCGGAAGTGAAAGAGTTGTGCTCATCAGCGATTCCATGATGGCAACAGGCATGGAAAACGGCACCTACGAGCTGGGCGGCCAGGAAGTTACCATGAACAACAGAAAGGCAACTCTGGCCAACGGAACCATTGCAGGTTCCGCAACCAACCTGTTTGACTGTATGAAAACAGCTATGGCATTCGGTATCCCCGAAGCTGACGCCATCTTCGCAGCCACAAGGAACCCGGCTAAGAGTATCGGTGTATATG
- a CDS encoding N-acetylmannosamine-6-phosphate 2-epimerase: MNQRLEKLKGHLIVSCQALPHEPLHSSFIMGRMAKAAAEGGAMGIRANTKEDIAEIKKNVDLPVIGIVKRDYDDSKVYITPTMKEVDELMEVNPEIIAIDATKDLRPGNVTLDEFYAEIRKKYPEQLLMADCSTVEEALHADELGFDFIGTTLVGYTEHSRGDRIEANDFEIIRTILSRVKHHVIAEGNINTPEKAKRVIELGCYSVVVGSIITRPQLITKSFTDVMATLEK; the protein is encoded by the coding sequence ATGAATCAGCGTTTAGAGAAGCTCAAGGGACATTTAATCGTATCCTGCCAGGCACTTCCTCATGAACCCCTCCATTCATCCTTTATTATGGGAAGAATGGCAAAAGCAGCAGCAGAAGGCGGAGCCATGGGAATTCGTGCCAACACAAAGGAGGATATAGCGGAGATCAAGAAAAATGTGGACCTTCCGGTTATTGGGATTGTAAAACGTGATTATGATGACAGCAAAGTTTATATCACACCAACTATGAAGGAAGTCGATGAACTGATGGAGGTAAATCCTGAGATCATTGCCATTGATGCCACAAAAGATCTGAGACCGGGAAATGTAACTTTGGACGAATTTTATGCGGAGATCAGAAAGAAGTATCCTGAGCAGCTTCTGATGGCAGACTGCTCCACCGTGGAGGAAGCGCTTCACGCAGACGAGCTTGGATTTGACTTCATTGGTACGACACTGGTTGGCTATACTGAGCACAGCAGAGGTGACAGGATTGAAGCGAATGATTTTGAAATCATACGCACAATATTAAGCAGAGTAAAACATCATGTGATCGCAGAAGGCAACATAAACACACCGGAAAAGGCAAAACGCGTGATCGAACTGGGATGCTACAGCGTGGTAGTAGGTTCTATTATTACACGTCCCCAATTGATCACAAAATCCTTCACAGATGTGATGGCAACCCTGGAAAAGTAA
- a CDS encoding NADH peroxidase, with protein MKKFVCSVCGYVYEGDAAPEKCPVCGVGADKFTEQAGEMTWAAEHVVGVAQGVSEDIIADLRANFEGECSEVGMYLAMARVAHREGYPEIGLYWEKAAYEEAEHASKFAELLGEVVTDSTKKNLEMRVAAENGATAGKFDLAKRAKAANLDAIHDTVHEMARDEARHGKAFEGLLKRYFG; from the coding sequence ATGAAAAAATTTGTATGTAGTGTATGTGGATATGTTTATGAAGGCGATGCAGCTCCGGAAAAATGTCCAGTATGTGGCGTAGGTGCTGATAAATTTACAGAGCAGGCAGGCGAGATGACATGGGCAGCAGAGCATGTTGTAGGAGTTGCTCAGGGCGTAAGCGAAGATATCATTGCTGATTTAAGAGCTAACTTTGAAGGCGAGTGCTCAGAGGTTGGTATGTACCTGGCAATGGCAAGAGTAGCTCACAGAGAAGGATATCCGGAAATCGGTTTATACTGGGAAAAAGCTGCTTACGAAGAAGCAGAGCATGCTTCCAAATTCGCTGAGTTATTAGGCGAAGTTGTAACTGACAGCACAAAGAAAAACCTGGAAATGCGTGTTGCTGCAGAGAACGGCGCAACAGCTGGTAAATTTGACCTGGCAAAACGTGCAAAAGCTGCTAACCTGGATGCTATTCATGATACAGTACATGAGATGGCAAGAGATGAGGCTCGTCACGGTAAAGCATTCGAGGGTCTGTTAAAGAGATACTTCGGTTAA
- a CDS encoding dihydrodipicolinate synthase family protein — protein MSKLDKYRGIIPAFYACYDEEGNVSGERVQALTRHFIEKGVKGVYVNGSSGECIYQSVEERKLIIENVMAAAKGKLTVINHVACNNTKDSVELAKHSESVGVDAIASIPPIYFRLPEYSIAAYWNAISEAAPNTDFVIYNIPQLAGTALTMSLFAEMMKNPRVIAVKNSSMPAQDIQMFKTAGLAAKDDFVVFNGPDEQFVAGRAIGADGGIGGTYGVMPELFLKLNELVEAGEKKKACELQYAINEIIYKMCSSHANMYAVAKEILRTNDSVNIGGVREPLENMQEADKVIAHEAAAMVKAAMERYLV, from the coding sequence ATGAGTAAATTAGATAAGTACAGAGGTATTATCCCGGCATTTTATGCATGTTATGATGAGGAAGGAAATGTGAGCGGAGAGCGTGTACAGGCCCTCACACGTCACTTCATCGAAAAAGGCGTAAAGGGTGTCTACGTAAATGGTTCTTCAGGAGAATGTATTTACCAGAGCGTAGAAGAGAGAAAGCTTATCATTGAAAACGTAATGGCAGCAGCAAAGGGTAAACTGACTGTCATCAATCATGTGGCATGTAATAACACAAAGGACAGTGTGGAGCTGGCAAAACACTCTGAGAGTGTAGGCGTAGATGCAATCGCATCCATTCCTCCTATTTACTTCCGTCTGCCGGAGTATTCTATTGCAGCTTACTGGAATGCAATCAGTGAAGCAGCGCCAAACACAGATTTCGTGATTTACAATATACCGCAGCTTGCTGGCACAGCTCTGACTATGAGCCTGTTTGCAGAGATGATGAAAAACCCAAGAGTTATCGCTGTAAAGAACTCTTCCATGCCTGCCCAGGATATTCAGATGTTCAAAACAGCAGGTCTTGCGGCAAAAGACGACTTTGTAGTGTTCAACGGCCCGGATGAGCAGTTTGTAGCAGGACGCGCGATCGGTGCTGACGGTGGGATCGGCGGAACCTATGGTGTTATGCCGGAGCTGTTCCTGAAACTGAATGAGCTGGTCGAGGCAGGGGAAAAGAAAAAAGCCTGTGAATTACAGTATGCGATCAATGAGATCATCTACAAAATGTGCTCCAGCCATGCGAATATGTATGCGGTAGCAAAAGAAATCCTGCGCACAAACGACAGCGTAAATATCGGAGGTGTCCGTGAACCGCTGGAAAATATGCAGGAAGCAGACAAAGTGATCGCTCATGAGGCTGCCGCTATGGTTAAAGCTGCCATGGAAAGATATCTGGTATAA
- a CDS encoding NAD(P)/FAD-dependent oxidoreductase, which yields MKHYPHLFSPIKIGPLTLKNRICVSPMTITGRGEEKGYFAQDNIDFYTTLARGGAALLTIGETGIHSRTDACHPRMAHLDDPGLLPSLTRLVDSVHQYDTFVSIELVHSGRRAHPAYLPEDGEVWGPSPSVNHYGAEVKEMTENMMDEIADAYAEAAFMAKFAGVDMVMIHGGHGWLLDQFLSPLNNKRTDQYGGSLENRARFPIMVLDRVRERCGKNFPIEYRISGSELIEGGLEEEEMSVFAHMIEDKVDSFHVSVGSFHDPATMVRMFPGPFFPNGVNIPYAAAIKKAVSVPVTGIGGLSDPEHMEKLLEEEQVDMVAMGRQMIADPFLPKKALKGKSCEIAHCIRCMRCNSGALIPYVPYPNGVVYCSVNPVMGRLREIGRENSFINEKKKILIAGGGPAGMQAALGGLERGHSVVLCESSGSLGNTLAYSEHIEFKNDIRIFRDSLISRIQASQAEIHMNTAVTPELIREVEPDLVISAIGGEPLVPPINGIHNDNVLYAASMHKRGDVPKNKTVVIGGGLMGCEEAIALAQDGKNVTIVEMTDIIAGEADGGLKQMIDEKIEYYKIPVLTGYSCVKITDGGAVVKSKDGVEKTLKADSVLIAAGVRPKDSETSRLRDACYDLGIEFIAVGDCKKTGRIREATSSGYFAGRNA from the coding sequence ATGAAGCATTATCCACATTTATTCAGCCCTATAAAAATCGGGCCGCTGACTTTAAAGAACCGAATATGTGTATCACCGATGACGATTACCGGACGCGGGGAGGAAAAGGGGTATTTTGCGCAGGATAACATTGATTTTTATACCACATTGGCAAGAGGAGGTGCGGCTCTTCTTACTATCGGTGAGACCGGAATCCATTCACGCACAGATGCATGTCATCCGCGGATGGCGCACTTGGATGATCCAGGCCTGCTTCCCTCATTGACAAGACTGGTGGACAGTGTGCACCAGTACGATACCTTTGTATCCATAGAGCTTGTGCATTCTGGCAGGAGAGCGCATCCTGCTTATCTGCCTGAAGACGGAGAGGTGTGGGGGCCGTCGCCCTCTGTCAACCATTACGGAGCAGAGGTTAAAGAAATGACTGAGAATATGATGGATGAAATTGCGGATGCCTACGCAGAAGCCGCGTTTATGGCAAAATTCGCAGGGGTTGATATGGTAATGATACACGGGGGACACGGCTGGCTTTTGGACCAGTTCCTCTCACCGCTTAATAATAAGCGGACGGATCAATATGGGGGAAGTTTAGAAAACCGTGCCCGTTTTCCGATCATGGTTCTGGATAGAGTGAGGGAACGCTGCGGAAAGAATTTCCCTATAGAATACCGTATATCAGGCTCAGAGCTTATAGAGGGGGGACTGGAAGAGGAGGAGATGTCAGTCTTTGCCCATATGATAGAGGATAAGGTAGATTCCTTTCATGTATCCGTGGGAAGCTTCCATGATCCTGCCACTATGGTGCGCATGTTTCCGGGGCCGTTTTTCCCGAATGGTGTGAATATACCTTATGCAGCAGCTATTAAAAAGGCAGTCAGTGTTCCAGTTACCGGTATTGGCGGGCTGTCTGACCCGGAGCATATGGAAAAGCTGTTGGAAGAGGAACAAGTGGATATGGTGGCCATGGGGCGCCAGATGATAGCAGACCCATTCCTTCCTAAAAAGGCATTGAAGGGGAAAAGTTGTGAAATAGCCCATTGTATCCGTTGTATGCGCTGCAACAGCGGGGCGCTTATTCCCTATGTACCCTATCCCAACGGAGTGGTCTACTGCTCTGTAAACCCTGTCATGGGAAGACTCCGTGAAATTGGCAGAGAGAATTCTTTTATAAATGAAAAGAAAAAAATATTGATAGCAGGCGGCGGACCGGCTGGAATGCAGGCTGCATTGGGCGGACTGGAAAGGGGGCACAGTGTTGTCTTATGTGAGTCAAGCGGCTCTCTTGGAAATACACTGGCTTATTCTGAGCATATTGAGTTCAAGAATGATATCCGCATATTCAGGGATTCTCTTATCAGCCGCATTCAGGCAAGTCAGGCCGAAATCCATATGAATACGGCAGTGACACCTGAATTGATCAGGGAGGTGGAACCGGATCTGGTCATAAGTGCAATAGGCGGAGAACCATTGGTTCCTCCGATCAATGGGATACATAATGATAATGTCTTATATGCTGCATCCATGCATAAACGGGGGGATGTTCCGAAAAATAAGACAGTTGTCATTGGCGGAGGCCTTATGGGATGTGAGGAGGCCATTGCCCTTGCCCAGGATGGGAAAAATGTAACAATTGTAGAAATGACAGATATTATCGCAGGCGAGGCCGACGGCGGGCTGAAGCAGATGATAGATGAAAAAATAGAATATTACAAAATACCGGTTTTAACAGGATATTCCTGTGTAAAAATAACGGATGGGGGAGCTGTAGTAAAGAGTAAAGACGGAGTGGAAAAAACTCTGAAAGCGGATTCGGTTCTCATTGCAGCGGGCGTTCGTCCAAAAGATTCAGAGACAAGCAGGTTGAGAGATGCCTGTTATGATCTGGGAATAGAATTCATAGCAGTGGGGGACTGCAAAAAGACAGGAAGAATACGTGAAGCCACATCCAGCGGCTATTTCGCAGGACGTAATGCATAG
- the rbr gene encoding rubrerythrin, protein MSKYAGTKTEKNLWDAFAGESQARNKYTYYASAAKKAGYEQLASLYLETADQEKEHAKMWFKEIHGIHDIAQNLEDAAAGENYEWTDMYARMAQEAREEGFEELAVKFEGVAKVEAAHERRYKKLLESYKADKTFKGDAPLGWKCRNCGYVHEAEEAPEVCPVCAHPKAYFERKVENY, encoded by the coding sequence ATGTCAAAGTACGCAGGAACAAAAACAGAGAAAAACTTATGGGACGCATTCGCCGGTGAATCACAGGCAAGAAATAAATATACATATTATGCATCCGCAGCAAAGAAAGCCGGATACGAGCAGTTAGCTTCCTTATATCTGGAGACAGCAGACCAGGAAAAAGAACACGCAAAAATGTGGTTCAAAGAGATCCACGGTATCCATGATATTGCGCAGAACCTGGAAGACGCGGCAGCAGGTGAGAATTACGAGTGGACAGACATGTACGCACGTATGGCTCAGGAAGCCAGAGAAGAGGGATTTGAAGAGCTGGCAGTGAAGTTTGAAGGCGTTGCTAAAGTAGAAGCTGCGCACGAGAGACGTTATAAAAAACTCCTTGAAAGTTATAAGGCAGACAAGACATTTAAGGGAGACGCTCCTTTAGGCTGGAAGTGCAGAAACTGTGGTTATGTACACGAGGCAGAGGAAGCTCCGGAAGTCTGTCCGGTATGCGCTCATCCGAAGGCATACTTTGAGAGAAAAGTTGAAAACTATTAA